The following are encoded together in the Halopseudomonas salegens genome:
- a CDS encoding VanZ family protein codes for MYKLIVTIAVVFFAFILWVIYLANTGGSSVFFDFIRSIPYGDKLGHMCLFGFLTLVTIVGSKFRAFSCGGFKLYYGAVLVGLFVVVEELSQAFIPSRTFDFVDLAADAVGIVIAVGIAYVANKHLTSVAT; via the coding sequence TTGTATAAGCTAATCGTAACCATAGCTGTTGTTTTTTTCGCATTTATTTTGTGGGTAATCTACTTGGCGAATACAGGGGGGAGCAGTGTTTTTTTCGATTTTATTAGATCGATCCCTTACGGCGACAAGCTAGGGCATATGTGCCTTTTTGGTTTTTTGACTTTGGTCACTATTGTTGGATCAAAGTTTCGGGCTTTTTCTTGTGGCGGGTTTAAACTATATTATGGTGCTGTGTTGGTTGGACTATTTGTAGTTGTGGAGGAGCTTAGTCAGGCATTTATACCATCCAGAACTTTTGACTTTGTGGATTTAGCCGCAGACGCGGTGGGTATAGTAATCGCGGTCGGCATTGCCTACGTAGCAAACAAACATTTAACAAGTGTAGCCACCTGA
- a CDS encoding Coq4 family protein, with the protein MNRHKVIAKLIQLSVPVLNLFRTPDAWPYPFENLAQFEDETLGRELYNFLSSRNLGYLSKYEEHDSYHVLLGYGTTVTEELKLQAFMWGNKNSTFAGKVLFILGWIVFPSKHSLFRKEIIRGKSATPLSNIPVASMIPKNLSELRRDFCIS; encoded by the coding sequence ATGAATCGACACAAAGTTATTGCTAAGCTCATCCAATTGAGTGTTCCGGTCTTGAATTTATTTAGAACGCCGGACGCGTGGCCGTATCCGTTTGAGAATCTAGCTCAATTTGAAGATGAAACGCTTGGTCGGGAGCTCTATAATTTCTTAAGTAGTAGAAATCTAGGGTATCTATCAAAATACGAAGAGCACGATTCCTACCACGTGTTGCTGGGGTACGGAACGACAGTCACAGAAGAGTTGAAGCTTCAGGCGTTTATGTGGGGCAACAAAAATTCCACTTTCGCTGGTAAAGTCCTATTTATACTTGGATGGATAGTTTTCCCGTCAAAGCACTCCTTGTTTCGGAAAGAAATAATTCGAGGAAAGAGCGCTACGCCTTTGTCTAACATTCCTGTTGCATCCATGATCCCAAAGAACCTTTCAGAATTAAGGCGTGATTTTTGTATAAGCTAA
- a CDS encoding DUF2750 domain-containing protein, translated as MPYKMNPQQFDAVLALSSADRSSHFVGKVADWGQLWGVKNDLGWLVPITPEDLEYFPVWPHPEYAQKIVDEHFPGHHAVEIALEEFLSHWLPTFEADNVKVAVFPNKEWVFWVMEPADLAQCLRDEAAQYE; from the coding sequence GTGCCTTACAAAATGAATCCCCAACAATTCGATGCTGTGTTAGCACTTAGCAGTGCTGACCGAAGCTCTCATTTTGTTGGAAAGGTTGCTGATTGGGGGCAGTTGTGGGGTGTCAAAAACGATCTTGGCTGGCTGGTTCCGATCACTCCCGAAGATTTAGAGTATTTCCCCGTTTGGCCGCACCCCGAGTATGCTCAAAAAATTGTTGATGAGCATTTCCCTGGCCATCATGCGGTAGAGATAGCACTTGAAGAATTTCTATCCCATTGGCTGCCAACCTTTGAGGCTGACAATGTTAAGGTCGCGGTATTTCCGAACAAAGAGTGGGTGTTCTGGGTTATGGAACCGGCTGACTTGGCGCAATGCCTAAGAGATGAGGCCGCTCAGTATGAGTAA
- a CDS encoding Txe/YoeB family addiction module toxin — protein MTWKLVYTKQAQKDAKKLASSGLKPKAQELLALIAEDPYRKPPPLEKLIGDLAGAYSRRINIQHRLVYQVLEDEKVVKVLRLWSHYE, from the coding sequence GTGACATGGAAGTTGGTTTACACCAAACAAGCCCAGAAAGATGCAAAGAAGCTGGCCTCCAGCGGCCTCAAACCAAAAGCCCAAGAGTTGTTGGCACTAATTGCAGAAGATCCGTACCGCAAGCCGCCTCCGCTTGAGAAGCTTATTGGTGATCTTGCGGGTGCCTATTCACGCCGCATCAATATCCAGCACCGCCTGGTATACCAAGTGCTCGAAGACGAGAAAGTGGTAAAAGTCCTCCGCCTCTGGAGCCACTACGAATAA
- a CDS encoding type II toxin-antitoxin system Phd/YefM family antitoxin — MTGITATEARSNLYRLIDETAESHQPIVILGKRNKAVLISEDDWSAIQETLYLLSVPGMRESIREGMDTSVDECDEELNW; from the coding sequence ATGACCGGAATCACAGCAACTGAGGCGCGCAGCAACCTTTATCGGTTGATTGACGAGACTGCCGAATCCCATCAACCAATCGTCATTCTGGGCAAGCGAAACAAAGCTGTCCTGATCTCGGAGGATGACTGGTCTGCCATCCAGGAAACGCTTTACCTGCTTTCCGTACCGGGTATGCGTGAGTCTATTCGTGAGGGAATGGATACCTCCGTGGATGAATGCGATGAGGAGCTGAACTGGTGA
- a CDS encoding DUF1272 domain-containing protein, whose translation MLELRPNCECCDRDLLPESTEAVICTFECTFCVSCAAQVLNHQCPNCGGNLVTRPIRPVQLLAKYPASTKRVHKIGGCVANS comes from the coding sequence ATGCTTGAGCTAAGGCCGAACTGTGAGTGCTGTGATAGAGACCTACTGCCGGAATCGACCGAGGCAGTAATCTGTACCTTCGAATGCACCTTTTGCGTTTCTTGCGCAGCCCAGGTCCTGAACCACCAGTGCCCAAACTGTGGCGGGAATCTTGTGACTCGCCCAATCCGTCCTGTGCAGCTCCTGGCCAAATATCCGGCTTCAACAAAGCGTGTCCATAAGATTGGAGGCTGTGTTGCCAATTCATAA
- a CDS encoding transposase, with amino-acid sequence MPRFKPYDYSQHSMVVINYQEQLQPGTFEYAVHYLIEHKLDLSVFHPRYRNEDTGRLAYDPAILLKIILFAYSKGITSSRQIQWCCETNILFKALSCDTVPHFTTLASFVSENAEAIEAVFEQVLLVCHQQGLLGNELFAIDGCKTSSNAAKEWSGTFKELKAKRDKLRKLIRHHLAEHRQHDSAETEAEMERAIRHGKMILSLDQAMEKVDRFLKTQSPRMGQGKRRKEVKSNITDNESAKMTTSKGTIQGYNGVATVDRKYQVIIDAQAFGEGQEHHTLQPVLETVEARYKKLGIADSIYQQGTVVTADTGFANEANMHYLHDRKINGYIPDNRFRSRDPRFAEQKDKYGKRHQKPAGQTRKTTFPAGAFKFDPIKMTCICPAGQQLSHRGVRANDNGIPVAYFEGRLLQCRHCPKREACMHNPQSAEHRKGAGRQVSFQLEANRPPSYTDWMKHRVDSPEGRAIYSHRMSVVEPVFGNIGTNKRLSRFSLRGRRKVQGQWQLYCLIHNIEKLANYGQYG; translated from the coding sequence GTACGTTCGAGTACGCGGTTCACTACCTGATTGAACACAAGCTGGATCTGTCGGTATTTCACCCGCGTTATCGCAATGAGGACACCGGCCGCCTGGCCTACGATCCAGCCATCCTGTTGAAGATCATCCTGTTTGCCTACTCCAAAGGCATTACCTCCAGCCGCCAGATTCAGTGGTGCTGTGAAACCAACATTCTGTTCAAGGCCCTGTCCTGCGATACGGTCCCGCACTTCACCACGCTGGCGAGCTTTGTCAGCGAGAATGCAGAAGCCATCGAAGCTGTGTTTGAGCAAGTGCTGTTGGTCTGTCACCAGCAGGGTTTGCTGGGAAACGAGCTGTTTGCTATCGACGGTTGTAAGACCTCATCCAATGCTGCCAAGGAGTGGTCAGGCACCTTCAAGGAACTGAAGGCCAAGCGCGATAAGCTACGCAAACTGATACGCCACCACTTGGCTGAGCACCGTCAGCACGACTCCGCCGAGACTGAAGCTGAGATGGAACGCGCCATCCGTCATGGCAAGATGATCCTCTCGCTGGATCAGGCCATGGAAAAGGTCGATCGCTTTTTAAAGACCCAGAGTCCAAGGATGGGCCAGGGTAAACGCCGCAAGGAAGTGAAGAGCAACATCACCGATAATGAAAGCGCCAAGATGACCACCAGCAAGGGCACGATCCAGGGTTATAACGGCGTGGCCACAGTGGACAGGAAATACCAGGTCATCATCGATGCTCAGGCCTTTGGCGAAGGGCAGGAGCACCATACCCTACAACCGGTGCTGGAAACGGTCGAAGCCCGCTATAAGAAGCTGGGCATCGCCGACAGCATCTACCAGCAAGGCACGGTTGTCACTGCCGACACGGGCTTCGCCAACGAAGCGAATATGCACTACCTGCATGACCGGAAAATCAACGGCTACATCCCGGACAATCGGTTCCGGAGCCGCGACCCGCGCTTTGCCGAGCAGAAAGACAAATACGGCAAGCGTCACCAGAAGCCTGCAGGCCAGACCCGCAAAACCACGTTTCCAGCCGGTGCTTTTAAGTTTGACCCAATCAAGATGACCTGCATCTGCCCCGCCGGACAACAGCTGAGCCACCGGGGCGTACGTGCAAATGACAACGGCATCCCAGTCGCTTACTTCGAAGGCCGACTGCTGCAATGCCGACACTGCCCCAAGCGCGAAGCGTGCATGCATAACCCGCAATCGGCAGAACACCGCAAGGGGGCAGGAAGACAAGTATCATTCCAGCTCGAAGCTAACCGGCCTCCCAGTTACACCGACTGGATGAAGCACCGGGTGGATAGTCCTGAAGGCAGGGCGATCTACAGCCACAGGATGTCAGTGGTGGAACCTGTGTTTGGCAATATCGGCACCAACAAGCGGCTGAGTCGCTTCAGCTTGCGGGGCCGTAGAAAGGTCCAGGGCCAATGGCAGCTGTATTGCCTGATACACAACATTGAGAAACTGGCGAATTACGGACAATATGGCTGA